A region from the Streptosporangium sp. NBC_01756 genome encodes:
- a CDS encoding MarR family winged helix-turn-helix transcriptional regulator: MFVDERDVALFFLGWRSFVDDADPVLAEHGLSRVHHRVLYVVARTTGISVGELAAALGISRQALHRPLSDLRRRGLVTGDVSARSGRERSLSATAEGQALERAATGPQLAHLSAVFGAAGPASIEGWRRIMRGLAHDTIAQASPATRHLLNEGSPDGA; encoded by the coding sequence GTGTTCGTAGACGAGCGTGATGTCGCACTGTTCTTCCTTGGCTGGCGTTCCTTCGTCGATGACGCCGACCCCGTGCTCGCCGAGCACGGGCTCAGCCGGGTGCATCACCGGGTGCTGTACGTCGTGGCCCGCACCACCGGCATCAGCGTCGGCGAGTTGGCCGCGGCGCTCGGCATCTCCCGCCAGGCGCTGCACCGACCGCTGTCGGACCTGCGGCGCCGCGGCCTGGTCACGGGCGACGTCTCCGCACGCAGCGGGCGCGAGCGGTCGCTGTCGGCCACCGCCGAGGGGCAGGCGCTCGAACGCGCCGCCACCGGCCCCCAGCTCGCCCATCTGTCCGCCGTCTTCGGTGCCGCCGGCCCGGCCTCGATCGAGGGTTGGCGGCGAATCATGCGCGGCCTCGCCCACGACACCATCGCCCAGGCCTCTCCTGCCACCCGCCACCTCCTCAACGAAGGAAGCCCCGACGGTGCCTGA
- the recA gene encoding recombinase RecA — MAANDREKALETALAQIERQFGKGSVMRLGDETRAPIEVIPTSSIALDVALGIGGFPRGRIIEVYGPESSGKTTVALHAVANAQKAGGIAAFIDAEHALDPDYAKKLGVDTDALLVSQPDTGEQALEIADMLIRSGAVDILVIDSVAALVPKAEIEGEMGDSHVGLQARLMSQALRKVAGALNNTGTTAIFINQLREKIGVMFGSPETTTGGKALKFYASVRLDIRRIETLKDGTEAVGNRTRVKVVKNKMAPPFRVAEFDILYGVGISREGGLIDMGVEHGFVRKSGAWYTYEGDQLGQGKENARNFMKSHPDTANEIEKKIKEKLGIGPRLDSPATPPPAAPVPATSGRGSKTATPKPGDV; from the coding sequence ATGGCTGCTAACGACCGCGAGAAGGCGCTTGAGACCGCGCTGGCTCAGATCGAGCGCCAGTTCGGCAAGGGCTCTGTCATGCGCCTCGGTGACGAGACCCGTGCGCCCATCGAAGTGATCCCGACCAGCTCCATCGCGCTCGACGTGGCCCTGGGCATCGGCGGATTCCCGCGTGGCCGCATCATCGAGGTCTACGGTCCCGAGTCCTCGGGTAAGACCACCGTCGCCCTGCACGCGGTGGCCAACGCCCAGAAGGCCGGCGGCATCGCGGCGTTCATCGACGCCGAGCACGCCCTCGACCCGGACTACGCCAAGAAGCTGGGCGTCGACACCGACGCACTGCTCGTCTCCCAGCCCGACACCGGTGAGCAGGCGCTGGAGATCGCCGACATGCTGATCCGGTCGGGCGCCGTCGACATCCTGGTCATCGACTCGGTCGCGGCCCTGGTGCCCAAGGCCGAGATCGAGGGCGAGATGGGCGACAGCCACGTCGGCCTCCAGGCCCGCCTGATGTCCCAGGCACTGCGCAAGGTGGCCGGTGCGCTCAACAACACCGGCACCACCGCGATCTTCATCAACCAGCTCCGCGAGAAGATCGGCGTCATGTTCGGCTCACCCGAGACCACGACCGGTGGAAAGGCGCTGAAGTTCTACGCCTCGGTCCGTCTCGACATCCGTCGTATCGAGACGCTGAAGGACGGCACCGAGGCGGTCGGCAACCGCACCCGGGTGAAGGTCGTCAAGAACAAGATGGCCCCGCCCTTCCGGGTGGCCGAATTCGACATCCTCTACGGCGTCGGCATCTCCCGTGAGGGCGGCCTGATCGACATGGGTGTCGAGCACGGCTTCGTCCGCAAGTCCGGCGCCTGGTACACCTACGAGGGCGACCAGCTCGGGCAGGGTAAGGAGAACGCCCGCAACTTCATGAAGAGCCACCCCGACACGGCCAACGAGATCGAGAAGAAGATCAAGGAGAAGCTCGGCATCGGCCCGCGCCTCGACAGCCCGGCCACTCCGCCGCCCGCGGCTCCGGTTCCCGCCACGTCCGGTCGCGGTTCCAAGACGGCCACTCCCAAGCCGGGTGACGTCTGA
- the recX gene encoding recombination regulator RecX: protein MTTGPDSGPADAAGPRDWGAWPDVPEAGRSGAGRRGGGRSRRSRRDQPDAWGGSEAEDDRGPTPPDDSGHELGDRSDTEFRGRGRRESRRGGKRSQSSRPGILPDGPVDGSPASQGPPADPRAVARAICLRLLTMAPRTRAQLAEALRKREVPDEAAEAVLERFSEVGLIDDEAFAAAWVSSRHAGRGLARRALASELRHRGVDEETVKEAMEQLDPEQEVETARRLVARKLPSTRGLDTAVRTRRLAGMLARKGYGPGLAFRVVREALESEEAENPAFSAELDYPPDE from the coding sequence ATGACAACGGGACCTGACTCCGGTCCGGCCGACGCGGCCGGACCGAGGGACTGGGGAGCCTGGCCGGATGTGCCGGAGGCCGGTCGCTCCGGGGCGGGCAGACGGGGAGGCGGCCGATCCCGGCGCTCACGCCGGGATCAGCCTGACGCGTGGGGTGGCTCCGAGGCCGAAGACGACCGCGGTCCCACCCCACCGGACGACTCCGGGCACGAGCTTGGCGACCGCTCCGACACGGAGTTCCGAGGCCGGGGTAGGCGGGAGTCCCGCCGTGGTGGGAAGCGGTCCCAGAGCTCCAGGCCGGGGATTTTGCCCGACGGGCCGGTCGACGGTTCTCCAGCGAGCCAGGGACCGCCGGCGGATCCGCGTGCCGTCGCACGGGCGATCTGCCTGCGGCTGCTGACCATGGCACCGCGCACCCGTGCCCAACTCGCCGAGGCGCTGCGCAAGCGCGAGGTGCCCGACGAGGCGGCCGAGGCCGTGCTGGAGCGGTTCTCCGAGGTCGGGCTCATCGATGACGAGGCGTTTGCCGCGGCGTGGGTGAGTTCGCGCCATGCCGGGCGAGGTCTTGCCCGCAGGGCGCTCGCCTCGGAGCTACGTCACCGCGGGGTGGATGAGGAGACCGTCAAGGAGGCGATGGAGCAGCTCGACCCCGAGCAGGAGGTGGAGACGGCTCGCAGGCTCGTGGCGCGCAAGCTCCCGTCGACTCGCGGACTGGATACGGCGGTCAGGACACGGAGGCTGGCCGGCATGCTCGCCCGAAAGGGATACGGCCCCGGTCTCGCCTTCCGTGTGGTCCGTGAGGCGCTTGAGAGTGAAGAGGCGGAAAATCCCGCATTTTCGGCGGAGTTGGATTATCCGCCTGACGAGTAA
- the rny gene encoding ribonuclease Y, with product MDPVVVVILAGAVAVLAVVMTAALIVLLRRTGGLSGKSGPSPEQEAEIQAVLETAGHEAAEIRAKAQNDAEEVLRRAEAAVEAATGLRKEAEAENRVLKHELKEFRSDLERRESRLAEREQRLDEEAGRQADRARKLAETEIQLADRREDLERVAQERRAILERVAGLTGEQARAELVREIENQAKREAALIVREIETDARKEGEKRATKIVTLAVQRVATEQTAESVVSVLHLPGDEMKGRIIGREGRNIRAFESTTGVNLIIDDTPEAVLLSCFDPVRRETARLTLEKLVLDGRIHPQRIEEAHERSKAEVQELCVRAGEDALMELGITEMHPELITLLGQLRYRTSYGQNVLGHLVESAHIAGIMAAELRLDSTLLKRCTVLHDIGKALTHEVEGSHALIGAEIARRYGEHEDVVHAIEAHHNEVEVKTVEAVLTQAADAISGGRPGARRESLEAYVKRLERLEEIATSYDGVDKVFAMQAGREIRVMVKPDSVDDIQAQVIARDVAKQVEEELTYPGQVRITVVRESRATEFAR from the coding sequence ATGGATCCGGTTGTGGTCGTCATACTGGCGGGAGCGGTTGCGGTTCTTGCCGTGGTGATGACAGCCGCGCTGATCGTGTTGCTGCGTCGCACCGGTGGACTGAGCGGGAAGAGCGGCCCTTCTCCCGAGCAGGAGGCGGAGATCCAGGCCGTGCTGGAGACGGCCGGACACGAAGCCGCCGAGATCCGGGCAAAGGCCCAGAACGACGCGGAAGAAGTTCTACGCAGAGCCGAAGCCGCCGTAGAGGCGGCCACCGGGCTGCGTAAGGAGGCCGAGGCCGAAAACCGGGTGCTGAAGCATGAGCTCAAGGAATTCCGGTCCGACCTGGAGCGCAGGGAGAGCCGGCTGGCCGAGCGCGAACAGCGCCTCGATGAGGAGGCCGGGCGGCAGGCCGACCGGGCGCGAAAGCTCGCCGAGACGGAGATCCAGCTCGCAGACCGTCGCGAGGATCTCGAACGGGTCGCCCAGGAACGCAGGGCCATCCTGGAGCGGGTGGCCGGGCTCACCGGTGAGCAGGCCAGGGCCGAGCTGGTCCGGGAGATCGAGAACCAGGCCAAGCGAGAAGCCGCGCTGATCGTCAGGGAGATCGAGACCGACGCCCGCAAGGAGGGCGAGAAGCGGGCCACCAAGATTGTCACGCTGGCCGTCCAGCGCGTGGCCACCGAGCAGACCGCCGAATCCGTCGTCAGTGTCCTGCACCTGCCCGGCGATGAGATGAAGGGGCGCATCATCGGCCGCGAGGGCCGTAACATCCGCGCCTTCGAGTCGACCACCGGGGTGAACCTGATCATCGATGACACGCCGGAGGCGGTGCTGCTGTCGTGCTTCGACCCGGTCCGTCGCGAGACCGCCCGGCTGACGCTGGAGAAGCTCGTCCTCGACGGCCGTATCCACCCCCAGCGCATCGAGGAGGCGCACGAGCGCAGCAAGGCCGAGGTCCAGGAGCTCTGCGTGCGTGCCGGTGAGGACGCGCTGATGGAGCTCGGCATCACCGAGATGCACCCAGAGCTGATCACCCTGCTCGGGCAGCTCCGCTACCGCACCTCCTATGGTCAGAACGTGCTCGGTCATCTCGTGGAGTCCGCCCATATCGCGGGGATCATGGCGGCCGAGCTGCGGCTCGACTCGACGCTGCTCAAGCGCTGTACGGTCCTGCACGACATCGGCAAGGCGCTCACGCACGAGGTCGAGGGCAGCCACGCGCTCATCGGCGCCGAGATCGCCAGACGGTACGGCGAGCACGAGGACGTCGTCCATGCGATCGAGGCCCACCACAACGAGGTCGAGGTCAAGACCGTCGAGGCCGTCCTCACCCAGGCCGCCGACGCCATCAGCGGTGGTCGTCCGGGCGCCCGTCGCGAGTCGCTGGAGGCCTACGTCAAACGGCTGGAGCGCCTGGAGGAGATCGCAACCTCCTATGACGGCGTTGACAAGGTCTTCGCCATGCAGGCGGGCCGGGAGATCCGGGTCATGGTGAAGCCCGACTCGGTCGACGACATCCAGGCCCAGGTGATCGCCCGTGATGTCGCCAAGCAGGTCGAGGAGGAGTTGACCTATCCCGGCCAGGTCCGTATCACGGTCGTCCGCGAGTCCAGGGCCACCGAGTTCGCGCGCTGA
- a CDS encoding S9 family peptidase, translating into MSPEQVVLPYATWPSPISSTGVARSGLRLGFPTVLGEEVWWTEDRPAEGGRTTIVHRDADGTHRELLAAPWSARTRVHEYGGRSYAVVPGGGVVFANLTDQRLYLLPPGGRPRPITPEPKREAGLRYADMVVHDGQVWSVQERHHDGGISRSIVSVPLDGGEAPRERVSGSDFYAGLALSPDGEHLAHVCWDHPRMPWNGTELRITRLADGVSWTVKGGPAESVLAPQWRDNRHLYLISDWSGWWNLYRIGVNGTSLQALHPVEEEFAGPLWQLGASPYQVLADGRIAVLHGRGDLRLGILDPDSGTLADLETPYDGWDTVLASDGHVLAGIGYGTAVPRSIVRVDTVTGQTQALRRDVETPPDTAYLPRTRAVEIEGRFGRRVHAFLYPPSNPKARGDGPAPYVVFVHGGPTGHSTGALDLEKAFFTSRGIGVLDVNYGGSTGYGRAYRDRLRGQWGVMDVEDTVAAAEWLAEDGLADPERIAIRGGSAGGWTVMAACCVSGAFAGGVSYYGVSTLAPFVATTHDFESRYVEWLVGPADPALYGSREPLGQVAGVACPMLLLQGLSDPVVPAVQSQAFADALAERGVPCTYLTFEGEAHGFRRAETRSAALATELAFYQQIFRR; encoded by the coding sequence ATGTCCCCCGAGCAGGTCGTCCTGCCGTACGCCACCTGGCCCTCTCCGATCTCCAGCACCGGGGTGGCCCGGTCCGGGCTGCGCCTGGGATTCCCGACGGTGCTCGGCGAGGAGGTGTGGTGGACCGAGGACCGTCCCGCGGAGGGCGGGCGGACCACGATCGTGCACCGGGATGCCGACGGAACGCACCGGGAGCTGCTGGCCGCGCCCTGGAGCGCCCGGACCCGTGTCCACGAGTACGGCGGACGCTCCTACGCGGTGGTCCCCGGGGGCGGCGTGGTGTTCGCCAACCTCACCGACCAACGGCTCTACCTGTTGCCTCCCGGTGGGAGGCCCCGGCCGATCACGCCGGAACCCAAGCGGGAGGCCGGGCTCCGCTATGCGGACATGGTCGTCCACGACGGGCAGGTCTGGTCCGTCCAGGAGCGGCACCACGACGGCGGAATCAGCCGTTCGATCGTGTCCGTCCCGTTGGACGGCGGCGAGGCACCGCGCGAGCGGGTGAGCGGGAGCGACTTCTACGCCGGCCTCGCCCTCTCCCCCGACGGTGAGCATCTGGCCCATGTCTGCTGGGACCATCCCCGCATGCCGTGGAACGGCACCGAGCTGCGGATCACCAGACTGGCCGACGGCGTCTCCTGGACGGTCAAGGGCGGGCCCGCCGAGTCGGTGCTCGCCCCGCAGTGGCGCGACAACCGGCACCTCTATCTGATCTCCGACTGGTCGGGCTGGTGGAACCTCTACCGGATCGGGGTGAACGGCACGTCACTCCAGGCGCTCCACCCGGTGGAGGAGGAGTTCGCCGGACCGCTGTGGCAGCTCGGCGCCTCGCCGTACCAGGTGCTGGCCGACGGGCGGATCGCGGTCCTGCACGGCCGGGGAGACCTGCGGCTGGGCATCCTCGATCCGGACAGCGGCACGCTGGCCGATCTGGAGACGCCCTACGACGGCTGGGACACGGTGCTCGCCTCGGACGGGCACGTGCTGGCCGGGATCGGGTACGGCACCGCGGTGCCCCGGTCGATCGTCCGGGTGGACACCGTGACCGGGCAGACGCAGGCGCTCCGCCGCGACGTCGAAACGCCGCCCGACACGGCCTATCTGCCGCGGACGCGGGCCGTGGAGATCGAGGGCCGGTTCGGACGCCGGGTACACGCGTTCCTCTACCCGCCGTCCAATCCCAAGGCCCGGGGCGACGGCCCCGCACCGTACGTCGTGTTCGTCCACGGTGGCCCCACCGGGCACAGCACCGGCGCACTCGATCTGGAGAAGGCGTTCTTCACCAGCCGGGGCATCGGCGTGCTCGACGTCAACTACGGCGGCTCCACCGGCTACGGCCGCGCCTACCGCGACCGGCTGCGCGGCCAGTGGGGCGTGATGGATGTGGAGGACACGGTCGCCGCGGCCGAGTGGCTGGCCGAGGATGGCCTGGCGGACCCGGAACGGATCGCGATCCGGGGCGGCAGCGCGGGTGGCTGGACGGTGATGGCGGCCTGCTGTGTGTCCGGCGCGTTCGCCGGCGGGGTCTCCTACTACGGCGTGAGCACGCTGGCCCCGTTCGTCGCGACGACCCACGACTTCGAGTCCCGCTACGTCGAGTGGCTGGTGGGTCCCGCCGACCCGGCACTCTACGGCTCACGCGAACCCCTCGGACAGGTCGCCGGGGTGGCTTGCCCGATGCTGCTCCTGCAGGGCCTGTCCGACCCGGTGGTCCCCGCCGTCCAATCGCAGGCCTTCGCCGACGCTCTGGCCGAGCGCGGTGTCCCGTGCACCTACCTCACCTTCGAAGGCGAGGCCCACGGTTTCCGCCGTGCCGAGACGCGCAGCGCGGCGCTGGCCACCGAACTCGCCTTCTACCAGCAGATCTTCCGGCGCTGA
- a CDS encoding amino acid ABC transporter permease, producing MSTLTAEPKQTGKRASVPDRVSVLYDAPGPRARMRNTVLTVVVVLVALLAVYVMVTKLDEKNQLNADLWTPFLRGDVWINLILPGLFNTLSAAAVAALIAVPFGFVFGIGRLSDHAWIRVPAGAVVEFFRAIPLLIMIFAVMYGGNVVFGLTVTPFMAVVTGLVLYNGSVLAEIVRAGILSIPRGQSEAALAIGLRKGQVMRMILLPQGVTAMMPAIVAQLVVLLKDTALGFIVSFEDLLNAGARVLPSNFNNIIPAVIVIAIVYIIINLITGVIAIWLERRSRRSRKTSAQPVAPPGAVVAPGSGDISAVD from the coding sequence ATGAGCACGCTGACCGCGGAGCCGAAGCAGACAGGCAAACGCGCCTCCGTACCGGATCGGGTCAGTGTCCTCTACGACGCGCCCGGTCCCCGCGCCCGGATGCGCAACACCGTGCTCACGGTGGTGGTGGTGCTCGTCGCGCTGCTCGCCGTCTACGTGATGGTGACCAAGCTGGATGAGAAGAACCAGCTCAACGCCGACCTGTGGACCCCGTTCCTCCGGGGCGACGTGTGGATCAACCTGATCCTGCCCGGCCTGTTCAACACGCTCAGCGCGGCGGCGGTCGCCGCGCTGATCGCGGTGCCGTTCGGGTTCGTCTTCGGCATCGGCCGGCTGTCCGACCACGCCTGGATCCGCGTCCCGGCGGGAGCGGTGGTCGAGTTCTTCCGGGCCATCCCGCTGCTCATCATGATCTTCGCGGTGATGTACGGCGGGAACGTGGTCTTCGGGCTGACCGTGACCCCGTTCATGGCGGTGGTGACCGGCCTGGTCCTGTACAACGGGTCGGTGCTGGCGGAGATCGTGCGGGCGGGCATCCTGTCCATCCCGCGCGGCCAGTCGGAGGCGGCACTCGCGATCGGGCTGCGCAAGGGCCAGGTCATGCGGATGATCCTGCTGCCGCAGGGGGTCACGGCCATGATGCCGGCGATCGTCGCGCAGCTCGTCGTGCTCCTCAAGGACACCGCCCTGGGGTTCATCGTCTCGTTCGAGGACCTGTTGAACGCGGGGGCACGCGTACTGCCGTCCAACTTCAACAACATCATCCCGGCAGTGATCGTCATCGCGATCGTCTACATCATCATCAATCTGATCACCGGGGTCATCGCCATCTGGTTGGAGCGGCGCAGCCGCCGCAGCCGCAAGACCTCGGCCCAGCCGGTCGCCCCGCCCGGGGCGGTCGTGGCGCCCGGTTCGGGCGACATCTCCGCAGTGGACTAG
- a CDS encoding amino acid ABC transporter permease produces MQALFDEFPVILGAFWLTIRLTLASGLLALVLGTILAGMRVSPLPVLRGLGTAYVNIVRNTPLTLVIVFCGLGLGLVLDVSFSTSLSTNYLWLSIIGLSSYTAAFVCEAIRAGINTVPLGQAEAARAIGLTFFQNLRLIVLPQALRAVIAPLGSVLIALIKNTTIAAAIGVGEASLTMKTLFESHGDAVVPIFFGFAVGFLILTLPTGLLFTWLSKRLAVIR; encoded by the coding sequence GTGCAGGCACTCTTCGACGAATTCCCGGTCATCCTGGGCGCCTTCTGGCTGACGATACGGCTCACGCTCGCCAGCGGGCTTCTGGCGCTGGTCCTCGGGACGATCCTCGCCGGGATGCGCGTCAGCCCGCTGCCCGTGCTGCGCGGACTCGGCACGGCGTACGTGAACATCGTGCGGAACACCCCGTTGACGCTGGTGATCGTGTTCTGCGGGCTGGGTCTCGGCCTGGTGCTGGACGTCTCGTTCTCCACGAGCCTGTCCACGAACTATCTCTGGCTGTCCATCATCGGCCTGTCGAGCTACACGGCGGCGTTCGTCTGCGAGGCGATCCGGGCGGGCATCAACACGGTGCCGCTCGGACAGGCCGAGGCGGCCCGCGCCATCGGCCTGACCTTCTTCCAGAACCTGCGGCTGATCGTGCTGCCCCAGGCGCTCCGCGCGGTGATCGCCCCGCTGGGCAGCGTCCTGATCGCGCTGATCAAGAACACCACCATCGCCGCCGCCATCGGCGTGGGTGAGGCCTCCCTGACGATGAAGACGCTTTTCGAGTCGCACGGTGACGCGGTCGTCCCGATCTTCTTCGGGTTCGCGGTCGGCTTCCTGATCCTGACTCTGCCCACCGGACTGCTGTTCACCTGGCTGTCCAAGCGACTGGCGGTGATCCGATGA
- a CDS encoding glutamate ABC transporter substrate-binding protein: MRVRRIGAVVIAVAAAAASLTACSGDSDKFVVGIKFDQPGLGQKQPDGSFKGFDVDVAKYLAKELGYTDDKVEFKEAISANRESFVQQGQVNIVIATYSITDDRKKKIGFAGPYLVTGQDILTRADDTTINSVDDLKTKKVCGAQGSSSPKRLVDKFGEAWKGQYLTEQQGYGACLPLLENKQVDAISTDATILAGFATQSPGKFRLVGKPFSEEKYGIGVKLDDKDTREKLNAAVEKMFKDGSWKKAVDANFGEFGKFFTTPPAVERY, from the coding sequence ATGCGTGTACGTCGTATTGGAGCCGTAGTGATCGCGGTGGCGGCCGCGGCCGCGAGTCTCACCGCGTGCAGCGGCGACAGCGACAAGTTCGTTGTCGGAATCAAGTTCGACCAGCCCGGCCTGGGACAGAAGCAGCCGGATGGTTCGTTCAAGGGTTTCGACGTCGACGTGGCCAAGTATCTCGCCAAGGAGCTCGGTTACACCGACGACAAGGTCGAGTTCAAGGAGGCCATCTCGGCCAACCGCGAGTCCTTCGTCCAGCAGGGCCAGGTCAACATCGTGATCGCGACCTACTCGATCACCGACGACCGCAAGAAGAAGATCGGATTCGCCGGTCCTTACCTGGTCACCGGCCAGGACATCCTGACCCGCGCGGACGACACGACGATCAACAGTGTCGACGACCTGAAGACCAAGAAGGTCTGCGGCGCCCAGGGGTCGTCCTCGCCCAAGCGTCTGGTCGACAAGTTCGGCGAGGCCTGGAAGGGCCAGTACCTCACCGAGCAGCAGGGCTACGGCGCCTGCCTGCCCCTGCTGGAGAACAAGCAGGTCGACGCGATCTCCACCGACGCGACGATCCTGGCCGGGTTCGCCACCCAGTCGCCCGGCAAGTTCCGCCTCGTCGGCAAGCCCTTCTCCGAGGAGAAATACGGCATCGGCGTGAAGCTGGACGACAAGGACACCCGCGAGAAGCTCAACGCGGCCGTGGAGAAGATGTTCAAGGACGGCAGCTGGAAGAAGGCCGTCGACGCCAACTTCGGCGAGTTCGGAAAGTTCTTCACCACCCCGCCGGCCGTCGAGCGTTACTGA
- a CDS encoding amino acid ABC transporter ATP-binding protein, with protein sequence MTENGDTTPLVVLADVNKHFGNLHVLRDINLTISRGEVLVVIGPSGGGKSTLCRTINRLETIDSGTITFDGQPLAAEGKTLARLRSEVGMVFQSFNLFAHKTILENVTLGPIKVRGIAKAEAERRGMELLERVGIGAQASKYPAQLSGGQQQRVAIARALAMDPKMILFDEPTSALDPEMVQEVLDVMIGLAQEGMTMMVVTHEMGFARRAANRVVFMAEGQVVEENTPEEFFTAPRTDRAKDFLSKILTH encoded by the coding sequence ATGACGGAGAACGGGGACACGACTCCTTTGGTCGTGCTTGCGGATGTCAACAAGCACTTCGGTAACCTGCATGTCCTGCGCGACATCAATCTGACGATCTCCCGTGGCGAGGTCCTCGTCGTCATCGGCCCTTCGGGCGGCGGCAAGTCGACCCTGTGCCGGACGATCAACCGGTTGGAGACGATAGACAGCGGAACAATCACCTTCGACGGGCAGCCGCTCGCGGCGGAGGGCAAGACACTGGCCAGACTCAGGTCCGAGGTCGGCATGGTGTTCCAGTCCTTCAACCTGTTCGCGCACAAGACGATCCTGGAGAACGTCACACTCGGGCCGATCAAGGTCCGCGGCATCGCCAAGGCAGAGGCCGAGCGGCGGGGCATGGAGCTGCTCGAACGGGTCGGGATCGGCGCCCAGGCGTCGAAGTATCCGGCGCAGCTCTCGGGAGGCCAGCAGCAGCGTGTGGCCATCGCCCGCGCCCTGGCCATGGATCCCAAGATGATCCTGTTCGATGAGCCGACCTCGGCCCTGGACCCGGAGATGGTTCAGGAGGTGCTCGACGTCATGATCGGTCTCGCCCAGGAGGGCATGACGATGATGGTCGTCACCCACGAGATGGGATTCGCCCGCCGCGCGGCGAACCGGGTGGTGTTCATGGCCGAGGGCCAGGTCGTCGAGGAGAACACCCCCGAGGAGTTCTTCACCGCCCCCCGGACGGACCGGGCGAAGGACTTCCTCTCCAAGATCCTTACGCACTAA
- the miaB gene encoding tRNA (N6-isopentenyl adenosine(37)-C2)-methylthiotransferase MiaB — MTVTVESARTYEVRTYGCQMNVHDSERLSGLLEDAGYIPAPEGETADVVVFNTCAVRENADNKLYGNLGHLRPSKVGNPGMQIAVGGCLAQKDQGEIVRKAPWVDVVFGTHNIGSLPVLLERARVQQEAQVEIKESLETFPSTLPTKRESAYAAWVSVSVGCNNTCTFCIVPALRGKEKDRRPGDVLNEVRTLVDQGVLEITLLGQNVNTYGVEFGDRLAFGKLLRACGDIDGLERVRFTSPHPAAFTDDVIAAMAETPNVMHQLHMPLQSGSDRILKAMRRSYRAERYLGIIERVRAAMPDAAISTDIIVGFPGETEEDFQGTLDVVRQSRFANAFTFQYSIRPGTPAATMDDQIPKEVVQERYERLVALQTEISWEENKKQVGRTLEVLVAEGEGRKDEATRRLSGRAPDNRLVHFTPGAEVPRPGDVVSAEVTYAAPHHLVADGPALRLRRTRAGDAWEARQGAPASAGPGVMLGMPSIGRPAPLPEASGCSIPS; from the coding sequence ATGACTGTCACCGTGGAGAGCGCCCGCACGTACGAGGTTCGTACCTACGGGTGCCAGATGAACGTGCACGACTCCGAGCGCCTGTCGGGCCTTCTCGAAGACGCGGGCTACATCCCCGCGCCCGAGGGGGAGACGGCCGACGTGGTCGTGTTCAACACCTGCGCCGTGCGGGAGAACGCCGACAACAAGCTCTACGGCAATCTCGGGCACCTGCGCCCCTCGAAGGTGGGTAACCCCGGCATGCAGATCGCCGTGGGTGGCTGCCTGGCGCAGAAGGACCAAGGGGAGATCGTCCGCAAGGCGCCCTGGGTGGACGTGGTGTTCGGCACCCACAACATCGGCTCGCTGCCGGTGCTGCTGGAGCGGGCACGCGTCCAGCAGGAGGCCCAGGTCGAGATCAAGGAATCCCTGGAGACCTTCCCGAGCACGCTGCCGACCAAGCGGGAGTCCGCCTACGCCGCGTGGGTGTCGGTCTCCGTCGGGTGCAACAACACCTGCACGTTCTGCATCGTGCCGGCGCTGCGCGGCAAGGAGAAGGACCGCCGCCCCGGCGACGTCCTCAACGAGGTGCGGACCCTGGTCGACCAGGGCGTGCTGGAGATCACCCTGCTCGGCCAGAACGTCAACACCTACGGGGTGGAGTTCGGCGACCGGCTCGCCTTCGGCAAGCTGCTGCGGGCCTGCGGCGACATCGACGGGCTGGAGCGGGTCCGCTTCACCAGCCCGCACCCGGCCGCGTTCACCGACGACGTCATCGCGGCCATGGCCGAGACGCCCAACGTGATGCACCAACTCCACATGCCGCTGCAGTCCGGCTCCGACCGGATCCTCAAGGCGATGCGCCGCTCCTACCGGGCCGAGCGCTACCTGGGCATCATCGAGCGGGTCCGCGCGGCCATGCCCGACGCGGCCATCTCCACCGACATCATCGTGGGCTTCCCCGGCGAGACCGAAGAAGATTTCCAGGGCACCCTTGACGTGGTGCGCCAGTCGCGGTTCGCCAACGCCTTCACGTTCCAGTACTCCATCCGGCCCGGCACCCCCGCCGCCACCATGGACGACCAGATCCCCAAGGAGGTCGTGCAGGAGCGTTATGAGCGGCTCGTCGCCCTGCAGACCGAGATCTCCTGGGAGGAGAACAAGAAGCAGGTGGGCCGGACGCTCGAGGTGCTGGTCGCCGAGGGGGAGGGCCGTAAGGACGAGGCGACCCGCCGCCTGTCCGGCCGCGCCCCCGACAACCGCCTGGTTCACTTCACGCCGGGTGCCGAGGTCCCGCGCCCGGGTGACGTGGTGAGCGCCGAGGTCACCTATGCGGCGCCGCACCACCTGGTCGCCGACGGTCCCGCGCTGAGGCTCCGCCGCACCCGCGCGGGCGACGCCTGGGAGGCCCGGCAGGGCGCCCCGGCGAGCGCCGGTCCCGGAGTCATGCTCGGCATGCCCTCGATCGGCCGCCCGGCTCCGCTCCCCGAGGCCTCCGGCTGCTCCATCCCCTCCTGA